A portion of the Acidisarcina polymorpha genome contains these proteins:
- a CDS encoding aldehyde dehydrogenase family protein: MRARVGAGFAEKGNGMDAAATEHMATLIGKARDAQQAWAGVPLQDRLRILRGFRHALAESADDIAATIPNHLPGSLQRTHADTLVSEVLPLAEACRFLEREATSILAPYSPGSDNRPFWLRGVSTEIRREPIGIVLIIGPGNYPLFLPGVQALQGLAAGNAVLWKPAHGGGTAAKACRLLLIASGIDPSLLQVLEEAPTAATAAIRSGVDKVFLTGSAATGTTVLHELAETLTPSVMELSGCDAVFVLDGADLGRTAEALAFGMRLNGSATCMAPRRVFATTAVAERLGGLLEDALSALDPVHVPEKTSDLLQELMFDAENKGAHFRLNGFNRAIRAQAGGTLLHPTLVTQATADMDLCRTDLFAPVLSIIEVSNEDEAIEADSRCPYALTAAVFGRPHEAQRLASRIPAGSVLINDIIVSTADPRAPFGGRKRSGFGATRGREGLLEMTTFKTIQTQIAKDRRAYAPPTPHHSQFIAGYIRAAHGGSWRSRMQGAREFLRAMMKLK; this comes from the coding sequence GAAACGGTATGGATGCCGCTGCAACCGAACACATGGCGACCCTTATCGGTAAGGCCCGAGACGCGCAGCAGGCGTGGGCGGGCGTCCCATTGCAAGATCGGTTGAGAATTCTCCGCGGATTTCGCCACGCGCTTGCCGAATCAGCCGACGACATAGCTGCAACCATCCCCAATCATCTGCCGGGTAGTCTGCAACGCACGCATGCCGATACGCTCGTCTCCGAGGTCCTGCCGCTGGCCGAGGCCTGCCGCTTTCTCGAACGCGAAGCAACCTCCATCCTTGCGCCATATAGCCCCGGCTCTGACAACCGGCCTTTCTGGCTGCGTGGCGTTTCCACAGAGATTCGGCGCGAACCTATAGGGATAGTGTTGATTATCGGCCCGGGGAATTATCCGCTGTTCCTGCCCGGGGTTCAGGCGCTTCAAGGGTTGGCCGCTGGCAACGCGGTTCTTTGGAAACCCGCACATGGAGGAGGAACAGCGGCGAAAGCTTGCCGGCTGCTGCTGATTGCTTCAGGCATCGACCCATCGCTATTGCAAGTCCTAGAGGAGGCGCCCACTGCCGCCACCGCAGCTATTCGGTCGGGGGTCGACAAAGTTTTCCTCACCGGATCAGCCGCCACCGGCACCACGGTTCTTCACGAGTTGGCGGAAACTCTGACCCCTTCCGTGATGGAGCTTTCCGGTTGCGACGCGGTTTTTGTTCTCGACGGGGCAGACCTGGGCCGGACCGCCGAAGCTCTCGCCTTTGGCATGCGTCTTAACGGATCGGCAACCTGCATGGCGCCGCGGCGAGTATTTGCAACTACTGCTGTGGCAGAAAGACTGGGCGGTCTTCTCGAGGACGCTTTGAGTGCCCTCGATCCGGTGCATGTTCCCGAGAAAACCAGTGATCTGCTTCAGGAGCTCATGTTCGATGCTGAGAACAAGGGCGCCCACTTCAGGCTCAACGGGTTCAACCGTGCGATCCGCGCACAAGCCGGAGGAACACTGCTCCATCCCACCCTCGTCACTCAAGCGACAGCAGATATGGACTTATGCCGCACAGATCTATTCGCACCGGTTCTCTCGATTATCGAGGTCTCGAATGAGGATGAGGCGATCGAAGCGGATAGCCGATGTCCGTACGCGTTAACTGCCGCGGTGTTTGGACGACCCCATGAGGCGCAGCGATTGGCGTCGCGGATCCCGGCCGGATCAGTACTGATCAACGACATCATCGTATCGACCGCCGATCCCCGTGCCCCTTTCGGCGGCCGCAAACGGAGCGGCTTCGGAGCAACCCGAGGTCGCGAAGGGTTACTTGAAATGACCACGTTCAAGACGATCCAAACTCAGATTGCAAAGGACCGGCGCGCCTACGCACCGCCCACACCGCACCATTCCCAATTTATCGCCGGCTACATACGGGCGGCCCACGGCGGAAGCTGGCGCTCACGGATGCAGGGCGCGCGCGAATTCCTACGCGCCATGATGAAACTGAAGTGA